Proteins encoded within one genomic window of Granulicella pectinivorans:
- a CDS encoding c-type cytochrome domain-containing protein produces the protein MRSLFVGLTVAALLTLALKPMTHVEAGEDKAREEFYTKRVKPIFDATCARCHGGVNHRGGLNMDTRESLLKGGRDGAVIVPGDPAKSVLITLIRHEGPKDEPRNMPPKGDKLSDADIRTIEDWIRAGAVMPEAAK, from the coding sequence ATGCGTTCGCTTTTTGTTGGACTGACCGTTGCAGCGCTCCTCACCCTTGCCTTGAAGCCCATGACTCACGTCGAAGCGGGCGAGGATAAGGCCAGGGAGGAGTTCTACACCAAGCGGGTGAAGCCTATCTTCGATGCGACCTGCGCTCGTTGCCATGGCGGCGTCAATCACCGCGGTGGCCTCAACATGGATACTCGCGAGTCCCTGCTCAAAGGTGGACGCGATGGTGCTGTCATCGTTCCCGGAGATCCGGCGAAGTCCGTGCTCATCACGCTCATTCGCCACGAAGGCCCCAAGGACGAGCCCAGGAATATGCCGCCGAAGGGCGATAAGCTCTCCGACGCGGACATTAGGACCATCGAAGACTGGATCAGGGCCGGCGCCGTTATGCCCGAAGCTGCAAAGTAA
- a CDS encoding MBL fold metallo-hydrolase — translation MMNLNRRSFLSLPVASIVVPVAEAMAPHAYAAPVKALTVNFKENVPAKGTFPARWICGSESAMDNTDPPTQVHWYNEHTVVLRQNKCYSYEAPFMMLYFGNERVLMVDQGFNTLATDWPLRAVVDECMTTWAKKHGRKMEDMELLLAFSHLHADHYAAQNEFAGRTNTRIMGLTHEEMVGFWGMTQYPEERVVLDLGGREIWIWGSPGHVMSEFAYYDTYTQILYTGDMFYRGRCYISFWQPWFDSMTRLMKFLDEHPVTHVVGCHVEMGRGGEDYPYGVTWQPDEATWQLSVAELRHAYDVAKTITKPGIYFTGGVYLCNQTRGTTTIDKNPYAY, via the coding sequence ATGATGAATCTGAATCGCAGAAGCTTTCTGTCGCTTCCCGTTGCTTCGATCGTGGTTCCGGTGGCCGAAGCGATGGCACCCCACGCCTATGCTGCTCCTGTGAAGGCCTTGACGGTGAACTTCAAGGAGAATGTGCCAGCGAAGGGTACATTTCCCGCGAGGTGGATCTGTGGGTCGGAGTCCGCGATGGACAACACCGATCCGCCGACGCAGGTGCACTGGTACAACGAACACACCGTGGTGCTGCGGCAGAACAAATGCTACAGCTATGAGGCTCCGTTCATGATGCTGTACTTCGGCAATGAACGCGTGCTGATGGTGGACCAGGGCTTCAATACCCTGGCTACCGACTGGCCGCTGCGTGCGGTCGTGGATGAGTGCATGACGACGTGGGCGAAGAAGCACGGGCGCAAGATGGAGGACATGGAGCTCCTGCTTGCGTTCAGCCATCTGCACGCGGACCACTATGCGGCACAGAATGAGTTTGCCGGTCGCACGAACACGCGCATCATGGGATTGACGCATGAGGAGATGGTGGGCTTCTGGGGGATGACACAGTATCCAGAAGAGCGCGTCGTGCTCGACCTGGGTGGGCGTGAGATATGGATATGGGGAAGTCCGGGCCATGTGATGAGTGAGTTCGCGTACTACGACACGTATACGCAGATTCTCTATACCGGCGATATGTTCTACCGGGGGCGCTGCTACATCAGCTTCTGGCAGCCGTGGTTCGACAGCATGACGCGGCTGATGAAGTTTCTCGATGAGCATCCGGTGACGCATGTGGTGGGGTGCCATGTGGAGATGGGACGCGGTGGCGAGGACTATCCGTATGGGGTGACGTGGCAGCCGGATGAGGCGACGTGGCAGCTCTCCGTCGCGGAGCTCCGGCATGCGTATGACGTGGCGAAGACGATTACCAAGCCGGGGATCTATTTCACCGGGGGCGTGTACCTGTGCAATCAGACGCGCGGTACGACGACGATCGACAAGAATCCCTACGCGTATTGA
- a CDS encoding MBL fold metallo-hydrolase: MIQAKTTIYDPALSGNPQSGGGRVYPNGNPNDSLNPPGARNTDSVVPLHSAVPVVHDYHCDGPASGTIGFRWIYGSNIAARNRDPRVQVMQYNEDTYLMRENICVHWEGPFTYLLFGNDGALLIDTGATKQVEWYPLRKTVDAIVARWAKMRGRVHVPLTVVMTSGEDIAQNQGYEQFVGRPDTVLAPKTLEGVKSFYKLEGTWPAGAGAIDLGGRVIEVLATPGTHRDGVSFYDPYCDLLFTGDFLYPGKIQISNDADFVQSLTVLATWKKTHPVKWILGGHVEMQFLPGKAYPRFYTYKPYERVLQMEPGLIDEALQCAKEVVGKRMVLVRPDFHLLNGVSPDQKTTVFPAGVPNITAPRPF, from the coding sequence ATGATCCAGGCAAAGACCACGATTTACGATCCCGCCTTGAGCGGCAATCCACAGTCCGGCGGTGGACGCGTCTATCCGAACGGCAATCCGAACGACTCGTTGAATCCGCCGGGAGCGAGGAACACGGACAGCGTTGTGCCACTGCATTCCGCGGTGCCGGTGGTGCATGACTATCACTGCGATGGACCTGCCTCTGGAACGATCGGATTTCGGTGGATCTACGGGTCGAACATTGCGGCGAGGAATCGAGATCCACGCGTGCAGGTGATGCAGTACAACGAAGATACCTACCTGATGCGGGAGAACATCTGCGTACATTGGGAGGGACCCTTTACGTACCTTCTGTTTGGAAATGATGGTGCGCTGCTGATCGATACGGGAGCGACGAAGCAGGTAGAGTGGTATCCGCTGCGCAAGACGGTGGACGCAATCGTCGCCCGCTGGGCGAAGATGCGTGGGCGCGTCCATGTACCGTTGACGGTGGTGATGACTTCGGGCGAGGACATCGCGCAGAACCAGGGATATGAACAGTTCGTTGGACGACCCGACACGGTGCTGGCTCCGAAGACGCTAGAGGGTGTGAAAAGCTTCTATAAGCTCGAGGGTACGTGGCCCGCGGGGGCGGGCGCGATCGATCTTGGTGGGCGCGTGATTGAAGTGCTGGCGACGCCGGGTACGCATCGGGACGGTGTGAGCTTCTACGACCCTTATTGCGACCTGCTTTTTACCGGAGACTTTTTGTATCCGGGAAAGATACAAATCAGCAACGATGCGGATTTTGTGCAGTCCCTGACGGTACTCGCGACATGGAAGAAGACGCATCCGGTGAAGTGGATCCTGGGCGGGCATGTGGAGATGCAGTTTCTGCCGGGAAAGGCTTACCCACGGTTCTATACGTACAAGCCGTATGAGCGCGTCTTGCAGATGGAGCCTGGGTTGATCGATGAGGCTCTGCAGTGCGCGAAGGAGGTCGTGGGCAAGCGGATGGTGCTGGTTCGTCCCGACTTCCATCTGCTGAACGGTGTCAGTCCCGACCAGAAGACGACGGTCTTCCCTGCCGGGGTGCCGAACATCACCGCACCGCGCCCCTTCTAA
- a CDS encoding TonB-dependent receptor, which translates to MMGKKTLVRLFLGVMLSMTGAAFGQAATGVVRGVVTDPSGALVPQAEITVRNASGLSRTVKSNGTGSFEMPRMVPGRYTMSVAAKGFSSSQVDDVEVFGDKTTTENVKLEITVESEVQVTAESVQVSTSPDDNASALVIKGKTLDALSDDPDDLQNELTALAGPAAGPSGAQIYIDGFTGGQLPPKSSIREIRINRNPFSAQYDKLGYGRIEILTKPGTDKFHGSLMMNGNEKAFNSLNPFVTNEPSYYSTFFTGNASGALSKSASWFTSVFRRDNQSNSIITAQIPGTTSAGQSYSLAVSNPQSRLDISPRFDFQLGANNTLSVRYMYDRQKQTNSGVSGFALQSQAYDVLNHENTIQISDTQVLSQKVVNDSRFQYTAARNSQAASTTTPTVTVQGAFTGGGSNAGTVKDNQDRYEFQDYITAAEGLHALNFGTRLRLTHEVDSSTSGFNGNYIYQSLSAYAAGTPSEYDVTAGTPTAKVNLFDAAFFFQDDWSIKPNLTLSYGVRYEGQNRISDHADFAPRFAVSWAPGARNGKKASTVLRAGYGWFFDRFSSTYVLDAIHQNGINQQNYVVKNPTFTTNAPSASQLSALSTAAPTLYSVSPNLKASVNQQAAFGIDRSFGRIATLSATYINSRGVHQYMSDNVNAYVGYDATTGTGTRPNGINENIYQFQSAGQYSQNQLMLNYMVKAKKVSLFGFYMLGFAKSDTSGATYFSSNPTNPKADYGRATFDVRNRFVLGGNYQAPFGISLSPFLVANSGSPFNVTIGQDLNGDNQYNDRPSYATASSTSTMQTAYGDFDLNPSATATRIPYNLGTGPAQFSMNLRMSKTFGIGPRVEGGSGGGSQGGGPGGGGPGGGGPGGGGPGGGGPGGGGLGPGGLSGNGGPPRLDQLAPRRYSLTFSAMGRNVFNHVSLAAPVGVLSSPSFGQSRSIAGGFFGSAASNRSVDLQASFNF; encoded by the coding sequence ATGATGGGGAAAAAGACGCTGGTCCGGTTGTTTCTTGGAGTGATGCTTTCGATGACGGGCGCGGCCTTTGGGCAGGCGGCAACCGGAGTGGTGAGGGGCGTTGTGACCGACCCCTCGGGAGCACTGGTGCCGCAGGCGGAGATCACGGTGCGCAACGCCAGCGGGTTATCGCGCACGGTGAAGAGCAATGGCACGGGCAGCTTCGAGATGCCGCGCATGGTGCCGGGCCGGTACACGATGAGCGTTGCGGCGAAGGGATTCTCGTCGTCGCAGGTGGACGATGTCGAGGTCTTCGGGGACAAGACGACGACGGAGAATGTGAAGCTGGAGATTACGGTGGAGTCGGAGGTGCAGGTGACCGCCGAAAGCGTCCAGGTGAGCACAAGCCCCGACGACAATGCGAGCGCGCTGGTGATCAAGGGGAAGACGCTCGATGCGCTCTCGGACGATCCGGACGATCTGCAGAACGAGTTGACCGCCTTGGCAGGACCGGCGGCGGGGCCGAGCGGTGCACAGATTTATATCGATGGCTTTACCGGTGGACAGTTGCCGCCGAAGAGCTCGATCCGCGAGATCCGGATCAATCGGAATCCGTTCTCGGCGCAGTACGACAAGCTTGGATATGGGCGGATCGAGATTCTGACCAAGCCAGGCACGGACAAGTTTCATGGGTCGCTGATGATGAACGGCAATGAGAAGGCGTTCAACTCGCTGAATCCGTTTGTGACGAATGAGCCTTCGTACTACTCGACGTTCTTCACGGGCAATGCAAGCGGCGCGTTGAGCAAGAGTGCGTCGTGGTTCACCAGTGTGTTCCGCCGGGACAACCAGTCGAACTCGATTATCACCGCGCAGATTCCGGGCACGACCTCGGCTGGGCAGAGCTATTCGCTGGCGGTGTCGAATCCCCAGTCGCGTCTCGATATCAGCCCGCGGTTCGATTTTCAGCTTGGCGCGAACAATACGCTGAGCGTGCGGTATATGTACGACCGGCAGAAGCAGACCAACAGCGGTGTCTCGGGGTTTGCCCTGCAGAGCCAGGCCTACGATGTGCTGAACCATGAAAACACCATCCAGATCAGCGACACGCAGGTGTTGAGCCAGAAAGTCGTGAACGATTCGCGCTTTCAATATACGGCGGCACGCAACAGCCAGGCGGCCTCCACGACGACACCCACCGTGACAGTGCAGGGTGCGTTTACGGGCGGCGGCAGCAATGCGGGCACGGTGAAAGACAACCAGGATCGCTACGAGTTCCAGGACTACATCACGGCGGCTGAAGGGCTGCATGCGCTGAACTTCGGCACGCGTCTGCGTTTGACGCACGAGGTGGACTCCTCCACTTCGGGCTTCAATGGGAACTACATCTACCAGTCGCTGAGCGCGTATGCGGCGGGCACACCATCGGAGTATGACGTGACTGCCGGCACTCCCACAGCGAAGGTGAACCTGTTCGACGCTGCGTTCTTCTTTCAGGACGACTGGTCGATCAAGCCGAACCTGACGTTGAGCTACGGCGTTCGGTATGAGGGACAGAACCGCATCAGCGATCACGCGGATTTCGCGCCGAGGTTCGCGGTCTCGTGGGCTCCGGGGGCTCGCAACGGCAAGAAGGCCAGCACCGTGTTGCGGGCGGGCTATGGCTGGTTCTTCGATCGCTTCAGCTCGACGTATGTGCTCGATGCAATCCATCAGAACGGCATCAACCAACAGAACTATGTGGTGAAGAATCCGACGTTCACGACGAACGCTCCATCGGCCTCGCAGTTGAGCGCGCTGAGCACGGCTGCGCCTACGCTGTATTCTGTGTCGCCCAACCTGAAGGCGTCGGTGAACCAGCAGGCTGCTTTCGGGATCGATCGGTCGTTTGGGAGAATTGCAACACTTTCCGCTACGTATATCAACTCGCGCGGTGTTCATCAGTACATGAGCGACAACGTGAACGCGTATGTCGGGTATGACGCGACGACCGGCACGGGGACTCGGCCGAACGGGATCAATGAGAATATTTACCAGTTTCAGTCGGCCGGACAGTATAGCCAGAACCAGTTGATGCTGAACTATATGGTGAAGGCAAAGAAGGTCTCGCTGTTCGGGTTTTATATGCTGGGCTTTGCGAAGTCCGATACCTCCGGTGCGACGTACTTCTCGTCGAACCCGACGAATCCCAAGGCGGACTATGGTCGCGCCACGTTCGATGTGCGCAATCGCTTTGTGCTGGGCGGCAACTACCAGGCGCCGTTCGGGATCTCACTGAGCCCGTTCCTGGTTGCGAATTCGGGCAGCCCGTTCAACGTGACGATCGGTCAGGATCTGAACGGGGATAACCAATATAACGACCGGCCCTCGTACGCGACGGCATCGAGCACGAGCACCATGCAGACGGCGTATGGAGACTTCGATCTGAACCCGAGCGCTACGGCCACGCGCATTCCGTACAACCTTGGCACAGGGCCCGCGCAGTTCAGTATGAACCTGCGTATGAGCAAGACGTTCGGCATTGGGCCTCGCGTGGAAGGCGGATCGGGCGGCGGATCGCAGGGCGGAGGTCCTGGTGGCGGAGGTCCTGGTGGCGGCGGCCCGGGCGGTGGTGGTCCCGGGGGTGGTGGTCCGGGCGGCGGCGGTCTTGGGCCGGGTGGGTTGAGCGGCAACGGTGGACCACCGCGGCTCGACCAATTGGCACCGCGGCGCTACTCGCTTACGTTTTCGGCGATGGGACGGAACGTGTTCAACCATGTCAGCCTGGCTGCTCCGGTTGGTGTGCTGAGTTCTCCGTCGTTCGGGCAGTCGCGATCCATCGCGGGAGGCTTCTTCGGATCGGCGGCTTCGAATCGCAGCGTCGACCTGCAGGCAAGCTTCAACTTCTAG
- a CDS encoding response regulator transcription factor: MEDILLIDDDEELCEMLTDYLGRYELRVHAVHRGDTGLEAVRSRSWPIILLDVMLPGIDGFEVLKQIRTFSSDSVLLLTARGEDIDRIVGLEMGADDYMPKPFNARELLARIRAIRRRSAAPAATSRPSALVVEDLVLDPAARTVTLDHLRLDLTDVEFTLLEVLMRSPGKVVERESLAEAVLGRKFSPFDRSLDMHVSRLRKKLAGEGNGDDRVKTVRGTGYQLALLRTPSSGRN, translated from the coding sequence ATGGAAGACATACTCCTGATCGACGATGACGAAGAGCTGTGTGAGATGCTGACCGACTACCTCGGGCGATACGAGCTTCGCGTCCATGCCGTCCACCGTGGCGATACCGGCCTCGAGGCCGTGCGCAGCCGTAGCTGGCCCATCATCCTCCTCGACGTCATGCTCCCCGGCATCGATGGCTTCGAAGTCCTCAAGCAGATCCGCACCTTCTCCTCTGACAGTGTGCTCCTCCTCACCGCTCGCGGTGAAGACATCGACCGCATCGTCGGCCTCGAAATGGGCGCAGACGATTACATGCCCAAGCCCTTCAACGCCCGCGAACTCCTCGCCCGCATCCGAGCCATACGCCGCCGCAGCGCTGCCCCGGCAGCGACCAGCCGTCCATCCGCGCTCGTCGTGGAAGACCTCGTGCTCGACCCCGCCGCCCGCACCGTCACGCTCGACCACCTCCGTCTCGACCTCACCGACGTAGAGTTCACCCTTCTAGAAGTCCTCATGCGCTCGCCCGGCAAGGTCGTCGAGCGCGAGAGTCTCGCCGAAGCCGTCCTCGGCCGCAAGTTCAGCCCCTTCGACCGAAGCCTCGACATGCACGTCAGCCGCCTCCGCAAGAAGCTCGCCGGTGAAGGCAACGGCGACGACCGCGTGAAAACCGTGCGTGGCACAGGCTACCAACTGGCCCTCCTCCGCACCCCCTCCAGCGGGAGAAACTAA
- a CDS encoding ATP-binding protein, translated as MRGLFFKIFAIFWLAQSLIFIISTALIVGQHFPTRNIVNDALDSSLHHDAVVAFETYEAAGCAGFSANANRHEPSGAALLDQQGQEVCSTKDAPSIPSLTPHFPGRIDGRFVDGGYVWLVPLTSTKGEHYEYVWFQPPSISKPPPRWRDMLHFAFPQMWVAIGVGGLTTFVLVLLFTRPLVRLRKAARQLAEGDLTARVPEPSKRALRQHSDEFEGLVHDFNHMAERLESQVAAQRLLLRDVSHELRSPLSRLSVALELAREDAPQDRGGHLARIDREAGRLNQLIGQLLTLSSMEAREGTFSFQQLSLNALCEQILPDAEYEAQRRPCSVILEEVSTASIRGNWELLHRAIENVVRNAIRYTKPNSQVTIRVTETQQNALPFVMVEVDDAGPGIPEDQLVHIFRPFYRLDHARSSSTGGFGVGLAITERAVRLHGGIVRAINRPTGGTTIQLLFPAES; from the coding sequence ATGCGCGGCCTCTTCTTCAAGATCTTCGCCATCTTCTGGCTCGCCCAGAGCCTCATCTTCATCATCTCCACGGCGCTCATCGTGGGGCAGCACTTTCCCACGCGCAACATCGTCAATGATGCACTCGACAGCAGTCTGCATCATGACGCCGTCGTGGCCTTCGAGACCTATGAAGCAGCAGGCTGCGCGGGGTTCAGCGCCAACGCGAACCGTCATGAGCCCTCGGGTGCCGCTCTGCTCGACCAGCAGGGACAGGAAGTCTGCAGCACCAAGGACGCACCCTCCATCCCTTCGCTCACCCCGCATTTTCCCGGACGGATCGACGGCCGCTTCGTGGATGGCGGATACGTATGGCTTGTGCCGTTGACCTCGACCAAAGGGGAACACTATGAGTACGTATGGTTCCAGCCTCCGTCGATCTCCAAGCCGCCTCCGCGTTGGCGCGACATGCTTCATTTCGCCTTCCCGCAGATGTGGGTCGCCATCGGCGTAGGCGGCCTCACCACCTTCGTTCTCGTCCTCCTCTTCACCCGCCCTCTCGTTCGCCTCCGCAAAGCCGCGCGACAGCTCGCCGAAGGTGACCTCACCGCGCGCGTCCCCGAGCCATCCAAACGCGCCCTTCGTCAGCACTCCGACGAGTTCGAAGGCCTCGTCCACGACTTCAACCACATGGCCGAGCGCCTGGAATCCCAGGTAGCCGCGCAGCGCCTCCTCCTCCGCGACGTCTCCCACGAACTCCGCTCGCCTCTCTCGCGCCTCAGCGTAGCCCTCGAGCTCGCCCGCGAGGACGCTCCGCAGGATCGCGGCGGCCACCTCGCCCGCATCGACCGCGAGGCCGGTCGCCTCAATCAGCTCATCGGTCAGCTCCTCACCCTGTCCTCCATGGAGGCGCGTGAAGGAACCTTCAGCTTCCAGCAACTCTCCCTCAACGCCCTCTGCGAACAGATCCTTCCCGACGCAGAGTACGAAGCGCAGCGCCGTCCCTGCTCCGTCATCCTCGAAGAGGTCTCCACCGCATCCATCCGCGGCAACTGGGAACTCCTGCACCGCGCCATCGAGAACGTAGTCCGAAACGCCATCCGCTACACCAAGCCCAACTCCCAGGTCACCATCCGCGTCACCGAAACCCAGCAGAACGCCCTGCCCTTCGTCATGGTCGAGGTCGACGACGCCGGCCCCGGCATCCCCGAAGATCAGCTCGTCCACATCTTCCGCCCCTTCTATCGCCTCGACCACGCCCGCAGCTCCTCCACGGGCGGCTTCGGCGTAGGTCTGGCCATCACGGAGCGTGCCGTTCGCCTCCACGGCGGCATCGTCCGCGCCATCAACCGCCCCACCGGCGGCACCACCATCCAGCTCCTCTTCCCGGCAGAATCGTAG